CCGCGGAAACGCAGCGCCAACGCCGTCCCAAACACGCCCTAAGAAAGCAACCATTGTTTCTTTCAGACTCGGCCAACAATTGATCTGTTATATTCTGCACTCTTTTAATTGGCCACCACCGAGCTCAGGCTGTATGTGGCCAACGTTCTTGTCCTCACCTCCTCGCTCCACCGAAGATGTCGTCAATCATGTCCGATAGATGGGCGATGGCCAAGACTCGTCTTCACCTCTATTTATTGCCCTCTTGCTAGTCCAATGATCTTCCTCCCCTATTGAAACTTGTACCTATCCTAGCCACTTGCAACTGTCGTCGTTCTTGTCGTTCTCTCGAGAGAACGTGCATGAGATACATATGAGTAGCTCATGATGACTTTGGCGGCACTTTAGCCACACCACTATGCTGCTAAGTGCTAACCACTACCACCCCTCGTGCCCGGTCTCTAGCCCCAGGCATCCTGCAAGCCTAGGGACACATCTCCGTAGATCAAGGAATGCTTGCCGCCTAGGCAGCCACCATCAACTGAATCAAGTCTCAATGTCCAGGCGATTGGAGAATTTTAAGTGTGATGAATAAAACTTTATTCAAATTCTAAATCGATCGTAGATAAAAATAATTAATCTTCTATGGATGCAAATTAGCAGATGCAATGCAGGAGGAGAGATAAAATCTGCCCCCGGATGGCCCGGACATGAGTCGCTCGCCTAGAGAGCCATGGAGCGGAAAACGATGTCGTCCTGGTGTTGTTGCCACGCACGACGTCACGCATATTGCCACGGtgcttttccaaaataaaaaagtgctaatttttatattttggtTTTGGTATGTGTGATTGTTTTTCTGGAACTGCAGATGAGAAATTAGTAAAGAGTTGCTTATCTTATTGGTTGTATATTCTTTTCCTTTTATAGAATTTATTATATATGCATATTATTATCTTTTCTATTaataatctaatatttttagtcgtatttgatatggactctttagATAAATCTAAgccattagatcttcataaaatccgacggtgcaattttagattaacgtgggaatttctagacctccCTAGACCAACTGTTCGAGAGATCAGGTTGAGAAACGACGGAGAACTCTTCGGCTAGAAAAAAACTGTGCAAGACAAAGCTAATTGTACCAATTGTTTTAAGGTTCTATTTATATATTGAGCCTAATATAGATGACAGAGTCGGTCTTGTACCGAGCAAAAGCTTTGATGTAGGTGAGAGTATACGTGATAGAAACGGATATGTCTTTATGATGTGacctttctttattttttaaatcCTATCGATAAACGAAGCCGTATAGAGCCCTAGTTTGAGCAACCAAACTTTGTTTGCTTGATGTAACCTTGCCAGAAACGAAGCATGCAACCTTTCCAAGTATAGACAGTTTAATGTCGCTAAAACAATGGAGTCCGACTCTAATAACAATAGgaaatataaaaattttattCAATGTggatttttatgtgatatggaTTTTTTTATATGATATGAATTCTTAGAATAATATAGACAGTTAGATCTTCATATAATCCAACGGTgtatattcttctcttttttagattatgtgggaatttctaaaccctctcggcgaacgtagtgacttcttttaacactattgtattaagatcTTATAACAatatagaccgttagatcttcataaaatccaacggtgtatattcttctcttttttagattaacgtggaaatttctAAACCCTCTCGGCGAATGTGGTGccttcttttaacactattgtattaagataatagatttgGGACCAGTAACCACCGTCAATTATTTGATAGGGGATTCTTATATACAAAACAAAGGTGCTGCAGGAAGTTACTAACCAGAAAACACAAGCACATAATGTTTTTACAGACAAATTAATAATTATATTCTTAAGGCATATAGGCTTCCTATATATGCCTCATTACATACACACATGCAATACATAGTTCTTAGGGTATGTAATAATGTATTTGGATGCCATTCACGGCAAAACACCAGGGTCATCTTCCTCCAGAGACGTCCGACATTGTGCTGATGGTTGTTGTTGACAGCGGATTTGAAATGATGTATGGATCAAACCCTTCACTTTGCATACAGGCTAGCACCTCGAAACATAAATCTGGAGGCTGAATCTCCCCATCAAAGTATTGCATAACTTGCCGCATGGTAGGCCTTGCATCGGCGAAAGGGTGTGAGCATAGCAGCCCTATTTTTAGCGCCAAGTATGCCTCACCACCATCATAACTACCTTTGAGCCTAGCATCCACTGTATCACCGAATGATCCCTTGTGCACCTTGTCAAGAACCCAATCAACCAACATGACCTGACTATCTTgcgtgttttggtgattgacaGGCCTCTGTCCACAGGTGACCTCAAGCACAAACATGCCAAAGGCGAACACATCCGTAGCAGGAGTAGCGTTTCCGCTGCGCGCTAGCTCTGGAGCAAGGTAACCTATGGTGCCAACCACATGTGTAGTTTGTGGGTCGGCGCCGTGATCATACAGCCTTGCAAGGCCGAAATCACCCAACCGTCCATTCATCTCACCATCGAGGAGCACATTGCTTGCCTTGATGTCTCGGTGAACAACCACCTTCTCCCACTCCTCATGGAGGTAGAGCAGTCCGGATGCAATTCCCTTGATGATCCGGAACCTTTGAGCCCAACTCAACACAAAGTTATCCTCTTTGCCATCATTATTATGCAGATACTTATCCAAGCTTCCATTGGGCATGTACTCATACACCAAGAGGAGCTCACCTTTGCGCCGGCAGTAGCCAAGCAGCTGAACGAGATTACGGTTCTGAAGACGTCCTAAGCTGACAATCTCTGCTATGAACTCCTTCATGCCTTGCCTGGAGTCATGCGACACCTTCTTCACGGCTATCTTCAACCTTGATCTCGGAAGCACCCCTTTGTACACTCTCCCAAATCCTCCTACTCCAAGAAGGTTCTTGTTCTCAAATCCTCCCGTCGCATGGAACAAGTCCCTGTACGAGAACCGGTGTGGGCCGAAATCAGACTCCCAGTTGTCTCGCACCTCTGCATACCTGAAATGCCTTCGCACGAGTACGAAAGCAATGGCGCCCAAAGACAGGAGCAGTGCTGCAGTTGCTACAGGAAGAACTATATCTAACACCCAGGATCGTCGATCCTTTGGATGGTGTCGTGGAAGCTTTGGAAGCATGGTTACATCGATGGGTGGAGCAGGGCTGTTCATGGCGAAGCTCCAGCCGAGTACGTAGTGTTGTGTGTTGATCTTGCCTGTCGATGATGAGAAGCCGATGTACACCACATCGGTGAGCACATCTGAGAGGTTGCAGATGGCTGACACTGTTGGCTTCCTAGGCTTGACCATGGCTAGGGGAGCCA
This genomic interval from Panicum virgatum strain AP13 chromosome 8K, P.virgatum_v5, whole genome shotgun sequence contains the following:
- the LOC120645222 gene encoding L-type lectin-domain containing receptor kinase SIT2-like; amino-acid sequence: MAMFDMKPISLMLLNLVLLVGLAISTAPLTAGNDDHRRFVYSGFANASLTLDGTASITPSGLLELTNGTAMSMGRAFFPDPLRLRDSSLDGTTMQSFSASFVFGIISVYDMSSHGLTLFVAPTKNFSTMPVQYLGLFNGSNNGNTSNHIFAVELDTWQNIEFGDINNNHIGIDINGLNSVQPYPAGFFHDQNGTFENLTLNSQEAMQVWVDYDREKTQIDVTLAPLAMVKPRKPTVSAICNLSDVLTDVVYIGFSSSTGKINTQHYVLGWSFAMNSPAPPIDVTMLPKLPRHHPKDRRSWVLDIVLPVATAALLLSLGAIAFVLVRRHFRYAEVRDNWESDFGPHRFSYRDLFHATGGFENKNLLGVGGFGRVYKGVLPRSRLKIAVKKVSHDSRQGMKEFIAEIVSLGRLQNRNLVQLLGYCRRKGELLLVYEYMPNGSLDKYLHNNDGKEDNFVLSWAQRFRIIKGIASGLLYLHEEWEKVVVHRDIKASNVLLDGEMNGRLGDFGLARLYDHGADPQTTHVVGTIGYLAPELARSGNATPATDVFAFGMFVLEVTCGQRPVNHQNTQDSQVMLVDWVLDKVHKGSFGDTVDARLKGSYDGGEAYLALKIGLLCSHPFADARPTMRQVMQYFDGEIQPPDLCFEVLACMQSEGFDPYIISNPLSTTTISTMSDVSGGR